One Mycolicibacterium pulveris genomic region harbors:
- a CDS encoding TetR family transcriptional regulator — translation MTFPQARSHGKTRRSEANSVAAEKRAATASRSRASAQRRETILDAALAVAASGGYEAVQMRTVAERVGIAVGTLYRYFPAKTHMLVAALTREFRRLDSAGDWAAGDGTPLERLERLTAHLHDRWQRDPWLTTAMTRAFAVADTRAAAELDRAADEIQILLARTLRGGEPTPTDLHVAGVISDIWLANLVAFSGHRATAADTRDRIDRATRRVVTSAARPTANR, via the coding sequence ATGACTTTCCCTCAGGCCCGCAGCCACGGCAAAACCCGACGCTCGGAAGCGAACTCGGTCGCTGCAGAGAAGCGGGCCGCTACCGCGTCGCGCTCGCGCGCCTCCGCACAGCGCCGGGAAACGATTCTGGATGCAGCTTTGGCCGTGGCTGCGTCGGGTGGTTACGAGGCGGTCCAGATGCGGACCGTTGCCGAGCGAGTCGGCATCGCCGTCGGCACGCTTTACCGTTATTTCCCGGCGAAAACCCACATGTTGGTAGCAGCGCTGACGCGTGAATTCCGTCGACTCGACTCAGCCGGGGACTGGGCAGCCGGTGACGGCACACCGCTGGAACGGCTCGAACGGCTCACCGCGCATCTGCATGACCGCTGGCAGCGCGACCCATGGCTGACGACGGCCATGACACGGGCCTTCGCCGTCGCAGACACCCGCGCCGCCGCGGAACTCGACCGCGCCGCCGATGAGATCCAGATCCTGCTGGCCCGCACGCTCAGGGGCGGCGAGCCCACCCCCACCGATCTGCACGTCGCTGGCGTTATCTCCGACATCTGGTTGGCCAACCTCGTGGCCTTCAGCGGCCACCGCGCGACAGCCGCCGACACCCGCGACCGCATTGACCGAGCCACCAGGCGCGTCGTCACCAGCGCCGCTAGGCCCACCGCGAACCGATAA
- a CDS encoding PaaI family thioesterase → MVPKSVLPPERLPSHTTTCMGCGPDNPHGLRLVVHRSGDAVYTDVTFDERHIGAPGLAHGGAVAAACDDVLGFTLWIAGTPAVTRTLTVEYLRPVPLHQTHRITAHITSREGRALHVTATGRGEDGLARFTASAVFVVVSPEHFAAHGDVSAFGDLLEQFSRRGGLNPGPS, encoded by the coding sequence ATGGTGCCCAAAAGCGTGTTGCCGCCGGAGCGGCTGCCCTCGCACACCACGACCTGCATGGGTTGCGGCCCGGACAACCCTCACGGACTGCGGCTAGTGGTGCACCGCAGCGGCGACGCGGTGTACACCGATGTGACGTTCGACGAGCGCCACATCGGGGCTCCGGGCCTGGCCCATGGCGGGGCGGTGGCCGCCGCCTGTGATGACGTCCTGGGCTTCACATTGTGGATCGCCGGCACCCCAGCGGTGACCCGCACCCTGACGGTGGAATATTTGCGGCCGGTGCCGCTGCATCAGACCCACCGGATTACTGCCCACATCACCTCTCGTGAAGGACGGGCGCTGCATGTCACGGCCACAGGCAGGGGTGAGGATGGGCTCGCCCGCTTCACCGCCAGTGCAGTGTTCGTCGTAGTCAGCCCTGAGCACTTCGCCGCACACGGCGATGTCAGCGCTTTCGGCGATCTTCTGGAGCAGTTCTCGCGCCGCGGCGGTCTCAACCCGGGGCCGTCATGA
- a CDS encoding TetR/AcrR family transcriptional regulator gives MSDSQSVPVLDDDVDPRRIRSRTRLLDAAATLLSTGGVEAVTIDAVTKASKVARTTLYRHFHSSSHLLAATFERLLPQVTTPAPTSGPLRDQLIELLSRQAALFNDAPLHVTTLAWLSLGPTGSNNEADDRHTSGALRARVVDQYRQPFDAILTSPRAQAELDDFDRELALCQLVGPLAFGRMTGIRTITHNDCVNIVDDFLAAHRKTDSDAKESKIATKQTGRPARLAR, from the coding sequence GTGAGCGACAGTCAGTCAGTGCCAGTCCTTGACGACGACGTGGACCCTCGGCGCATCCGGTCACGCACCCGGCTGCTGGATGCTGCTGCAACGCTTCTGAGCACCGGTGGGGTGGAAGCAGTCACCATTGATGCGGTCACCAAAGCATCCAAAGTGGCCCGAACCACGCTGTACCGCCACTTCCACAGTTCGTCGCATCTGCTCGCAGCCACGTTCGAACGCCTGCTTCCACAAGTGACCACTCCGGCACCGACCAGCGGACCCCTCCGTGACCAGCTGATCGAATTGCTTAGCCGCCAAGCCGCTCTCTTCAACGACGCGCCGCTGCATGTCACGACACTCGCGTGGCTCTCATTGGGGCCCACCGGCTCCAATAACGAAGCTGATGACCGCCACACATCGGGGGCGCTACGGGCCCGAGTCGTTGACCAGTACCGTCAGCCATTTGACGCCATACTCACTAGCCCGAGAGCACAAGCCGAACTTGACGACTTCGACCGGGAACTGGCGCTCTGCCAACTCGTCGGACCACTCGCCTTCGGCCGAATGACTGGGATTCGCACCATCACTCACAATGACTGCGTGAACATCGTCGATGACTTTCTGGCCGCCCACCGCAAGACCGATAGCGACGCCAAAGAGTCGAAGATCGCCACCAAGCAGACGGGCCGCCCCGCGCGCTTAGCTCGCTAG